A section of the Papio anubis isolate 15944 chromosome 16, Panubis1.0, whole genome shotgun sequence genome encodes:
- the NAA20 gene encoding N-alpha-acetyltransferase 20 isoform X2 gives MTTLRAFTCDDLFRFNNINLDPLTETYGIPFYLQYLAHWPEYFIVAEAPGGELMGYIMGKAEGSVAREEWHGHVTALSVAPEFRRLGLAAKLMELLEEISERKGGFFVDLFVRVSNQVAVNMYKQLGYSVYRTVIEYYSASNGEPDEDAYDMRKALSRDTEKKSIIPLPHPVRPEDIE, from the exons ATGACCACGCTACGGGCCTTCACCTGCGACGACCTGTTCCGCTTCAACAACAT TAACTTGGATCCGCTTACAGAAACT TATGGGATTCCTTTCTACCTACAGTACCTCGCCCACTGGCCAGAGTATTTCATAGTTGCAGAGGCACCTGGTGGAGAATTAATGGGTTATA tTATGGGTAAAGCAGAAGGCTCAGTAGCCAGGGAAGAATGGCACGGGCATGTCACAGCTCTGTCTGTTGCCCCCGAATTTCGACGCCTTGGTTTGGCTGCTAAACTTATGGAGTTACTAGAGGAGATTTCAGAAAG aaagggtgGATTTTTTGTCGATCTCTTTGTAAGAGTATCTAACCAAGTTGCAGTTAACATGTACAAGCAGTTGGGCTACAGTGTATATAGGACGGTCATAGAGTACTATTCGGCCAGCAACGGGGAGCCTGATGAGGACGCTTATG ATATGAGGAAAGCACTTTCCAGGGACACTGAGAAGAAATCCATCATACCATTACCTCATCCTGTGAGGCCTGAAGACATTGAATAA
- the NAA20 gene encoding N-alpha-acetyltransferase 20 isoform X1 has product MTTLRAFTCDDLFRFNNINLDPLTETYGIPFYLQYLAHWPEYFIVAEAPGGELMGYIMGKAEGSVAREEWHGHVTALSVAPEFRRLGLAAKLMELLEEISERYEESTFQGH; this is encoded by the exons ATGACCACGCTACGGGCCTTCACCTGCGACGACCTGTTCCGCTTCAACAACAT TAACTTGGATCCGCTTACAGAAACT TATGGGATTCCTTTCTACCTACAGTACCTCGCCCACTGGCCAGAGTATTTCATAGTTGCAGAGGCACCTGGTGGAGAATTAATGGGTTATA tTATGGGTAAAGCAGAAGGCTCAGTAGCCAGGGAAGAATGGCACGGGCATGTCACAGCTCTGTCTGTTGCCCCCGAATTTCGACGCCTTGGTTTGGCTGCTAAACTTATGGAGTTACTAGAGGAGATTTCAGAAAG ATATGAGGAAAGCACTTTCCAGGGACACTGA